The following nucleotide sequence is from Phycisphaera sp..
GGCGACGAGCTTCGCCGCGGTGGTTGCCGCCCTGGGCTTTGCCATCGGCATGGCGATGTCGGGCACGCTGGGCAATGTCGCCGCAGGCGTCATGCTGCTCATCTTCCGGCCCTACCGAGTGGGTGACGTCATCAACGTCAACGGTGTGACGGCCAAGGTCGAGGAGATCGAGCTCTTCACAACTACGTTTGACACACCCGACAACCGCCGCATCATCATGCCCAACAGCGCGATCTTCGGCAATACGATCGAGAACGTCTCTCATCACACGACGCGACGCGCCGACGTCTCGGTGGGCACCGCGTACGAAGCCGATATCGATCAGGCGCGTGCGGCGTTGATGGCCGCGGCCAGCAACGTTGAAGGTCGGCTGCCCGATCAGGATCCGGTGATCTACCTCAGCGAACTCGGCGGGTCATCCATCGACTGGTCCGTCCGTGTCTGGGTGAACGCCGCCGACTACTGGGCCGTCAAGGAGCGGCTCACGCGCGACGTGAAGTACGCGCTCGACAAGGCCGGCATCGGCATTCCCTACCCGCAGCGCGACATCCACGTGCCCAACGCGATCAAGGTCACCCTCGACAAGGGCTGAGCCGGCTCGCCAACTCGGGACTACTCCGATGGCTCGGCGGGTCGCAACCCGTCGAGCCATTCTGCCCATATGCTGAGCACCAGCAGCATGTACAGCCGCTGCGAGTGGTCGCGCCCGTGCCAGGGGTTCAGTGACTTCTCGCCCGCGGCGTCGTGTTCGCGAAGCATCTGTCGCACGAAGTTCATGTTGATGCCGACGCCCGCACTCGCCAGCCCCGGGAACGGGTCGGCCGACTCGAGGTGGTCGTACAGCAGTTGACGCAGTCCGCCGTAGTCGTCGCGGAACCACTGGCCGATGGGAATAGCGAAGCCTTGCTTCGGGCGGTCGACGATTGAGGCGGGGAGGTACTTGCGGGCGACTTGTTTGAGCAGGCCCTTGCGTTCGCCATTGGGCATGAGCACGCCGAGCGGCGTCCGCAGCGCGGCTTCGACGAGTTCACGCGCGAGGAACGGAGCGCGGACTTCGAGGGCGACGGCCATGGAGGCGGTGTCGGTCTTGCGGAGGAGGTCGTCGGAGAGGTAGTACGCAAAGTCTCGTGTGAGCGGATCCTTGCCGCCGATGCTGCACGGCTGGTGGAGATTGAGAACTGCGTCAGTGCCGAGCAACCGGCGAAGATCTGGAGTCTGGAAGATGGCTAACAACTCGTCGTAGCCGTTGTGCCGGGCAGCTTTGACGAGCCTTGCGATATACGTGCCCTTGCCACCCGGGGAACGCTGGTCAATCAATCGGGTTGGCAGGTATCGTAAGATTTTTCGATGTCGCTTCAACACTGGCGCAATCTGATGGCGTCGATATCCCCCGAAGAGTTCATCTCCGCCATCGCCGCTCAAGGCAACTCGCACGTGCTCGCGCGCCGCTTGGCACAGCCAGTATGTAGGCAAGAGTGAGCTGTCACCGAGCGGTAAGCCGAGTTGATGGACCAGGCGTACGAGATCCTCCGCGGGATTTGGTTCGCAGTCCAATGTGGTGTGGAGCGTGCCAAGGGTGCGTGCGGTCTCAGCGGCCGCCTCGGATTCATCGATCGCTGGGTCCGGCATCCTGAGGGTGAATGTGCGCAAATCCTCGATTTGCTTATTTGCGATCGCGGCTAGCAATCCGGAGTCGATGCCCCCGGAAAGGAACACGCCGAGCGGGACATCCGCTTCCAGACGATCGGCAACTGATCGCTCGAGCATTTCTTGCGCCGCAAGGTGATGCGTGAGTGGATAGCCGAGACCCCCGCGCACAGGGCGGTTCCAGCGGCGGTCGCGTTCATCATCTGGGCGGCCTGATCCGGGCGTATCGGCACCCTCGGAGGGCCCGTTTCCGTGAAGCCGACACACGCCCTGGAACGACTGGCTTGTGGTTGTGGGGCTGAGGTAGTGGAAGCCAAATGGGACCCAGGCGAAGAGGAATCGAATCGGTTCGGCAATGTCCGGATCGTGACGAGCGGTCCAGTGATCAATCGCCGAGGCGGAAGACGCATATATCACGATCCGTTGGCGGGGTTCGCGCGTGCGAAAGAGTGGTTTTTCACCCGACAGATCTCGTGCTGCGGCTAACTGGCCGGTAGCGCGATCCCATGCCAGGATTGCGTACATGCCGTCGACGCGATCCTGCGTGAGCAGGCCCCACCTCCGCCACCCATGCACCAACACCTCCGTATCCGAGTGGTCCGTCTCGAACCACGCTCCCTGCTGGGTCAGCTCCGTCCGCAGCTCGTGCTGGTTATAGATGCAGCCGTTGAAGACCACAGCCACCAGGGGCTTGTCGGGGCACAGTTCGT
It contains:
- a CDS encoding mechanosensitive ion channel family protein, which gives rise to MFLQEDGGSSAEGSEQAAEASKFQDTTGQLWEKISSGNFDQITLPEVWSIAQPIVVAIVLIIVVLLVAGWARKLTIKATSKARVEITLAKFFGNLVKWAIMIMGAVTILQTFGVEATSFAAVVAALGFAIGMAMSGTLGNVAAGVMLLIFRPYRVGDVINVNGVTAKVEEIELFTTTFDTPDNRRIIMPNSAIFGNTIENVSHHTTRRADVSVGTAYEADIDQARAALMAAASNVEGRLPDQDPVIYLSELGGSSIDWSVRVWVNAADYWAVKERLTRDVKYALDKAGIGIPYPQRDIHVPNAIKVTLDKG
- the asnB gene encoding asparagine synthase (glutamine-hydrolyzing); this encodes MVDVAFVHRRLSILDHAGGHQPMVHDGERLRADLTYQPGEEPKLAHELCPDKPLVAVVFNGCIYNQHELRTELTQQGAWFETDHSDTEVLVHGWRRWGLLTQDRVDGMYAILAWDRATGQLAAARDLSGEKPLFRTREPRQRIVIYASSASAIDHWTARHDPDIAEPIRFLFAWVPFGFHYLSPTTTSQSFQGVCRLHGNGPSEGADTPGSGRPDDERDRRWNRPVRGGLGYPLTHHLAAQEMLERSVADRLEADVPLGVFLSGGIDSGLLAAIANKQIEDLRTFTLRMPDPAIDESEAAAETARTLGTLHTTLDCEPNPAEDLVRLVHQLGLPLGDSSLLPTYWLCQAAREHVRVALSGDGGDELFGGYRRHQIAPVLKRHRKILRYLPTRLIDQRSPGGKGTYIARLVKAARHNGYDELLAIFQTPDLRRLLGTDAVLNLHQPCSIGGKDPLTRDFAYYLSDDLLRKTDTASMAVALEVRAPFLARELVEAALRTPLGVLMPNGERKGLLKQVARKYLPASIVDRPKQGFAIPIGQWFRDDYGGLRQLLYDHLESADPFPGLASAGVGINMNFVRQMLREHDAAGEKSLNPWHGRDHSQRLYMLLVLSIWAEWLDGLRPAEPSE